From the genome of Miscanthus floridulus cultivar M001 chromosome 10, ASM1932011v1, whole genome shotgun sequence, one region includes:
- the LOC136486401 gene encoding uncharacterized protein isoform X2, with amino-acid sequence MEGTGMPSSAAAPLSFGASIRHLRRRLIHSLPDADPVPDTIDSFQRRAAELLADLVLPDDNPAADILSLAWTRRLLDAFLLCLEEFRALLLVGSGNGDSPAARPPLDRFVADFFDRAVKVLDLCNAVYDGLDLVQPWHKRLSAVLTSHLDHATLLGVGRIRRACKALTDLAVLTLDDRHGGGGVVGQLNRSYRRANKDSRGHRHGEGLHLWSSPSGSSSSSESSSGSHSSSWSVSPPWSAASQLQAIGGGLPVPSPHDDAATGGLASAVYTMGAVLFIVSFALVAAIPCQDRGLQAHFSVPRNFLISGPVTTLYDRIVEESKKEERRNSCGLLKEIQQIELCSRHFMESTDAAEFPLSGEKASEVMVAALDLVQLCEYIKDELGPLQGRIREMFKRIVRTRIEILDGSNLKNRLQVTDTVHRPIGMETLVNRGMSTGGNSPVTVTKLLYQGHSMDISAAPSQQQRLMTSVPGQAAPQARQLPWPSILSAWRTDRAAWASIPRPRGDPNRLPDRGPQARVPTKHPLSVAEGPQETSTEGMSDASQGTLEAPVSSSLGAMGPLLKKLSLLLAPNYPLRRSLKHAIKLLEEDLEEIRDALMEQSMVDDNRNKVKYWMEEVRELLYDIEDSIDVMMFSHTAAYATSRSIHGHSHRVFSRTRRRAADLYIKNKSLRQRVARLRIHRLPNILKLSTRVTKVSELRTLLWEASERHERYQLDGCISNPTFLSYIRSSRIPVSYKVVHSLIGIEDPKKELTMWLTNQSEQQLKVLCIVGPLGVGKTTLAKELYRELSGQFECWAFIRVSRNPDVGRLLQELFSQIQQPKQSSDVCSLQGIIDKISNHLQDKRIFEVNVLCYKFVKQQQQQQQQQQQQQQQQHSLSVPSKLGI; translated from the exons ATGGAGGGAACAGGCATGCCCTCTTCGGCCGCGGCGCCACTCAGCTTCGGTGCCTCCATCcgtcacctccgccgccgcctgatCCACTCCTTACCCGACGCCGACCCAGTGCCAGACACCATCGACTCCTTCCAGCGCCGCGCCGCCGAACTCCTCGCGGACCTCGTCCTCCCAGACGACAACCCCGCTGCGGACATCCTCTCCCTCGCCTGGACGCGGCGCCTCCTAGACGCCTTCCTCCTCTGCCTCGAGGAGTTCCGCGCCCTTCTGCTCGTCGGCTCCGGGAACGGGGACTCGCCCGCCGCGCGGCCCCCTCTCGACCGCTTCGTCGCTGACTTCTTCGACCGCGCCGTCAAGGTGCTCGATCTCTGCAACGCCGTCTATGATGGCCTCGACCTCGTCCAGCCGTGGCATAAGCGCCTCTCTGCCGTCCTCACCTCGCATCTCGACCACGCCACGCTGCTCGGCGTCGGCCGCATCCGCCGCGCGTGCAAGGCGCTTACTGACCTCGCCGTCCTCACGCTCGACGATAGGCACGGCGGAGGAGGTGTCGTCGGCCAGCTCAACCGCTCCTACCGCCGCGCCAACAAGGACTCCCGTGGTCATAGGCACGGCGAGGGCCTCCACCTCTGGAGCAGCCCCTCCGGTTCTAGCTCCAGCTCCGAATCCAGTTCCGGCTCCCATAGCTCGTCCTGGAGCGTGTCCCCGCCGTGGTCCGCCGCGAGCCAGCTGCAGGCGATCGGGGGAGGCCTGCCGGTGCCCAGCCCGCACGACGACGCTGCCACGGGAGGCCTTGCTTCAGCGGTCTACACCATGGGCGCCGTGCTCTTTATCGTGTCCTTTGCGCTCGTGGCTGCCATCCCGTGCCAGGACCGCGGCCTCCAGGCGCATTTCTCGGTGCCCAGGAACTTCCTCATCTCTGGACCCGTCACCACGCTCTACGACCGAATCGTCGAGGAGTCCAAGAAGGAGGAGCGCAGGAACTCATGTGGCCTGCTCAAGGAGATACAGCAAATTGAGCTTTGCTCCAGGCACTTCATGGAGAGCACTGATGCCGCAGAGTTCCCATTGTCCGGGGAGAAGGCATCTGAGGTGATGGTGGCTGCACTGGACCTAGTGCAGTTGTGTGAATACATCAAGGACGAGCTCGGTCCACTTCAGGGTCGGATCAGGGAAATGTTCAAAAGGATTGTGCGCACTCGAATTGAAATCCTTGACGGCTCCAACTTGAAGAACAGACTGCAGGTTACTGATACAGTTCATCGACCCATTGGCATGGAAACTTTGGTTAACAGGGGCATGTCTACCGGGGGGAATAGCCCTGTGACTGTGACCAAGTTGTTGTATCAGGGGCATTCCATGGATATTTCTGCAGCACCATCCCAGCAGCAGCGACTCATGACATCGGTGCCTGGGCAGGCAGCTCCCCAGGCCAGGCAGCTCCCCTGGCCGTCGATTTTGAGCGCCTGGCGGACGGATCGAGCTGCCTGGGCGAGCATCCCCAGGCCACGTGGTGATCCAAACAGGCTGCCTGACCGAGGCCCCCAGGCGAGGGttccaaccaaacaccccctcagTGTAGCCGAGGGACCTCAGGAGACTAGCACTGAG GGGATGTCGGATGCTTCTCAGGGCACGCTGGAGGCACCGGTGAGTTCGTCACTAGGTGCAATGGGCCCCCTTCTCAAGAAGCTCAGTTTACTGCTGGCTCCCAATTACCCACTACGGAGGTCACTGAAGCACGCAATCAAGCTTCTTGAGGAAGATCTGGAAGAAATAAGGGATGCCCTCATGGAGCAGTCGATGGTAGATGACAACAGAAATAAGGTGAAATACTGGATGGAAGAGGTGCGTGAGCTCTTGTATGACATTGAGGACAGCATTGACGTCATGATGTTCTCACACACTGCTGCCTATGCTACGTCTAGATCCATCCACGGCCATAGTCATAGGGTTTTTTCTCggacacgcaggagagctgcggaTCTCTATATTAAGAATAAAAGCCTTAGGCAAAGGGTTGCCCGTCTTAGGATTCATCGGCTTCCCAATATACTCAAGCTGTCAACGAGGGTCACAAAAGTTTCAGAGCTCAGGACTCTGCTGTGGGAGGCGAGCGAACGGCACGAAAGGTACCAGCTCGATGGTTGTATCTCGAATCCAACGTTTCTGTCCTACATACGTAGTAGTCGGATCCCTGTTTCTTATAAAGTTGTTCACAGCCTAATTGGTATCGAggatccaaagaaagaacttacCATGTGGCTCACCAACCAATCGGAACAACAGCTAAAAGTATTGTGTATTGTTGGACCCCTAGGGGTTGGTAAAACAACCCTTGCTAAAGAACTGTATCGTGAACTTAGTGGGCAATTTGAGTGCTGGGCTTTCATACGGGTGTCACGGAATCCTGACGTAGGTAGGCTTCTTCAGGAACTATTCTCTCAAATCCAGCAGCCTAAACAAAGTTCTGATGTCTGCTCACTTCAAGGCATCATTGACAAGATTAGTAACCATCTCCAAGATAAGAG GATATTCGAAGTTAATGTTTTATGCTATAAATTTgttaaacaacaacaacaacaacaacaacaacaacagcagcagcaacaacaacaacatagcctttcagtcccaagcaagttggggatATAA
- the LOC136486401 gene encoding disease resistance protein RGA5-like isoform X1 — protein sequence MEGTGMPSSAAAPLSFGASIRHLRRRLIHSLPDADPVPDTIDSFQRRAAELLADLVLPDDNPAADILSLAWTRRLLDAFLLCLEEFRALLLVGSGNGDSPAARPPLDRFVADFFDRAVKVLDLCNAVYDGLDLVQPWHKRLSAVLTSHLDHATLLGVGRIRRACKALTDLAVLTLDDRHGGGGVVGQLNRSYRRANKDSRGHRHGEGLHLWSSPSGSSSSSESSSGSHSSSWSVSPPWSAASQLQAIGGGLPVPSPHDDAATGGLASAVYTMGAVLFIVSFALVAAIPCQDRGLQAHFSVPRNFLISGPVTTLYDRIVEESKKEERRNSCGLLKEIQQIELCSRHFMESTDAAEFPLSGEKASEVMVAALDLVQLCEYIKDELGPLQGRIREMFKRIVRTRIEILDGSNLKNRLQVTDTVHRPIGMETLVNRGMSTGGNSPVTVTKLLYQGHSMDISAAPSQQQRLMTSVPGQAAPQARQLPWPSILSAWRTDRAAWASIPRPRGDPNRLPDRGPQARVPTKHPLSVAEGPQETSTEGMSDASQGTLEAPVSSSLGAMGPLLKKLSLLLAPNYPLRRSLKHAIKLLEEDLEEIRDALMEQSMVDDNRNKVKYWMEEVRELLYDIEDSIDVMMFSHTAAYATSRSIHGHSHRVFSRTRRRAADLYIKNKSLRQRVARLRIHRLPNILKLSTRVTKVSELRTLLWEASERHERYQLDGCISNPTFLSYIRSSRIPVSYKVVHSLIGIEDPKKELTMWLTNQSEQQLKVLCIVGPLGVGKTTLAKELYRELSGQFECWAFIRVSRNPDVGRLLQELFSQIQQPKQSSDVCSLQGIIDKISNHLQDKRYFIVIDDLCEAEAWDLMKNAFPKSNKCSRIIVTGELQNVGTECSGYHAVDIFELKPLGSQDSEKLFLGRAFSSEDQCPDSLKDVSCRMLKECGGLPLAIITLAGLFASLRNNSDIWHQLQRYVVSSLTNLSLEYMLKEIVNLCCDNLPQDLKTCLQYLTIYPEGCTIWKVDLLKQWTAEGFITSTKGNEGVAESYFDELVKRGMIQPEKITHSNEVLSCTVHHMVLDLIMSKSREENFITVVDYSQTNALFFMKPRRLSLHFSCSQYATKPEDIRLSQVRSLAFFGLPKCMPSVTEFKVLRVLIIEFWGNKDDFSSLDLSRICRLVLLRYLKISGHIFVDFPSKILGLKLLETLEIFATVSTTLNEKAMEIDAKESALPNDIVHLPGLLHLSLQEGIKLPDRIGLLTSLQTLKYYDLGNNSEDCIQSLGELKNLRDLHLTCSTTVSHEHLKRNLVALASSLGRLTNLESLTLAHGAVGMTMFVEHSSAMFSTSKFLQRLEVLQSTCVFSSLPEWIGKLCRLSILKIVVRVLIRSDIDILTRLPGLTVLSLYVRQPSIERVVFHNGALPVLKYFKYSCSALCIDFQEAALPNLHRLKLCFNVHRGEIYSHTICSIKHLLNLKGIALRIGAAADVEESDRRAAESAFVSSIHEHPRFPIDMNIRRVDCVDE from the exons ATGGAGGGAACAGGCATGCCCTCTTCGGCCGCGGCGCCACTCAGCTTCGGTGCCTCCATCcgtcacctccgccgccgcctgatCCACTCCTTACCCGACGCCGACCCAGTGCCAGACACCATCGACTCCTTCCAGCGCCGCGCCGCCGAACTCCTCGCGGACCTCGTCCTCCCAGACGACAACCCCGCTGCGGACATCCTCTCCCTCGCCTGGACGCGGCGCCTCCTAGACGCCTTCCTCCTCTGCCTCGAGGAGTTCCGCGCCCTTCTGCTCGTCGGCTCCGGGAACGGGGACTCGCCCGCCGCGCGGCCCCCTCTCGACCGCTTCGTCGCTGACTTCTTCGACCGCGCCGTCAAGGTGCTCGATCTCTGCAACGCCGTCTATGATGGCCTCGACCTCGTCCAGCCGTGGCATAAGCGCCTCTCTGCCGTCCTCACCTCGCATCTCGACCACGCCACGCTGCTCGGCGTCGGCCGCATCCGCCGCGCGTGCAAGGCGCTTACTGACCTCGCCGTCCTCACGCTCGACGATAGGCACGGCGGAGGAGGTGTCGTCGGCCAGCTCAACCGCTCCTACCGCCGCGCCAACAAGGACTCCCGTGGTCATAGGCACGGCGAGGGCCTCCACCTCTGGAGCAGCCCCTCCGGTTCTAGCTCCAGCTCCGAATCCAGTTCCGGCTCCCATAGCTCGTCCTGGAGCGTGTCCCCGCCGTGGTCCGCCGCGAGCCAGCTGCAGGCGATCGGGGGAGGCCTGCCGGTGCCCAGCCCGCACGACGACGCTGCCACGGGAGGCCTTGCTTCAGCGGTCTACACCATGGGCGCCGTGCTCTTTATCGTGTCCTTTGCGCTCGTGGCTGCCATCCCGTGCCAGGACCGCGGCCTCCAGGCGCATTTCTCGGTGCCCAGGAACTTCCTCATCTCTGGACCCGTCACCACGCTCTACGACCGAATCGTCGAGGAGTCCAAGAAGGAGGAGCGCAGGAACTCATGTGGCCTGCTCAAGGAGATACAGCAAATTGAGCTTTGCTCCAGGCACTTCATGGAGAGCACTGATGCCGCAGAGTTCCCATTGTCCGGGGAGAAGGCATCTGAGGTGATGGTGGCTGCACTGGACCTAGTGCAGTTGTGTGAATACATCAAGGACGAGCTCGGTCCACTTCAGGGTCGGATCAGGGAAATGTTCAAAAGGATTGTGCGCACTCGAATTGAAATCCTTGACGGCTCCAACTTGAAGAACAGACTGCAGGTTACTGATACAGTTCATCGACCCATTGGCATGGAAACTTTGGTTAACAGGGGCATGTCTACCGGGGGGAATAGCCCTGTGACTGTGACCAAGTTGTTGTATCAGGGGCATTCCATGGATATTTCTGCAGCACCATCCCAGCAGCAGCGACTCATGACATCGGTGCCTGGGCAGGCAGCTCCCCAGGCCAGGCAGCTCCCCTGGCCGTCGATTTTGAGCGCCTGGCGGACGGATCGAGCTGCCTGGGCGAGCATCCCCAGGCCACGTGGTGATCCAAACAGGCTGCCTGACCGAGGCCCCCAGGCGAGGGttccaaccaaacaccccctcagTGTAGCCGAGGGACCTCAGGAGACTAGCACTGAG GGGATGTCGGATGCTTCTCAGGGCACGCTGGAGGCACCGGTGAGTTCGTCACTAGGTGCAATGGGCCCCCTTCTCAAGAAGCTCAGTTTACTGCTGGCTCCCAATTACCCACTACGGAGGTCACTGAAGCACGCAATCAAGCTTCTTGAGGAAGATCTGGAAGAAATAAGGGATGCCCTCATGGAGCAGTCGATGGTAGATGACAACAGAAATAAGGTGAAATACTGGATGGAAGAGGTGCGTGAGCTCTTGTATGACATTGAGGACAGCATTGACGTCATGATGTTCTCACACACTGCTGCCTATGCTACGTCTAGATCCATCCACGGCCATAGTCATAGGGTTTTTTCTCggacacgcaggagagctgcggaTCTCTATATTAAGAATAAAAGCCTTAGGCAAAGGGTTGCCCGTCTTAGGATTCATCGGCTTCCCAATATACTCAAGCTGTCAACGAGGGTCACAAAAGTTTCAGAGCTCAGGACTCTGCTGTGGGAGGCGAGCGAACGGCACGAAAGGTACCAGCTCGATGGTTGTATCTCGAATCCAACGTTTCTGTCCTACATACGTAGTAGTCGGATCCCTGTTTCTTATAAAGTTGTTCACAGCCTAATTGGTATCGAggatccaaagaaagaacttacCATGTGGCTCACCAACCAATCGGAACAACAGCTAAAAGTATTGTGTATTGTTGGACCCCTAGGGGTTGGTAAAACAACCCTTGCTAAAGAACTGTATCGTGAACTTAGTGGGCAATTTGAGTGCTGGGCTTTCATACGGGTGTCACGGAATCCTGACGTAGGTAGGCTTCTTCAGGAACTATTCTCTCAAATCCAGCAGCCTAAACAAAGTTCTGATGTCTGCTCACTTCAAGGCATCATTGACAAGATTAGTAACCATCTCCAAGATAAGAG GTATTTTATCGTAATTGATGATTTGTGCGAAGCGGAAGCATGGGATCTCATGAAAAATGCTTTTCCGAAAAGCAATAAATGCAGCAGAATAATAGTAACGGGTGAATTACAAAATGTAGGCACTGAATGCTCTGGTTATCATGCTGTTGATATTTTTGAGCTGAAACCTCTTGGCAGTCAAGATTCTGAAAAATTGTTTTTAGGTAGAGCTTTCAGCTCTGAAGATCAATGTCCTGATTCGTTGAAGGACGTTTCCTGTAGAATGTTAAAAGAATGTGGTGGTTTGCCATTAGCAATCATCACTTTAGCTGGTCTTTTTGCAAGCCTGCGAAATAACTCAGATATATGGCACCAACTACAGCGATATGTTGTCTCCAGTTTGACAAATCTGTCTTTGGAGTACATGCTAAAAGAAATAGTAAACCTTTGTTGTGATAATCTTCCTCAAGATTTGAAGACATGTTTGCAATATCTTACCATTTATCCAGAGGGATGCACGATCTGGAAGGTTGATTTGCTAAAGCAGTGGACAGCAGAAGGTTTCATTACTTCAACAAAAGGAAATGAGGGAGTTGCAGAGAGTTATTTTGATGAGCTTGTCAAAAGGGGAATGATCCAACCTGAGAAGATTACTCACAGTAATGAGGTGCTATCTTGTACAGTACACCATATGGTACTTGATCTTATTATGAGCAAGTCTAGAGAAGAGAATTTTATCACAGTAGTAGATTACTCTCAAACCAATGCATTGTTTTTTATGAAGCCCCGTCGATTGTCCCTACACTTCAGCTGTTCTCAGTATGCAACCAAACCAGAGGATATAAGACTGTCACAAGTTCGATCACTTGCCTTTTTTGGACTCCCTAAGTGCATGCCTTCTGTCACGGAATTTAAGGTTCTACGGGTTTTAATTATTGAATTTTGGGGCAACAAGGATGATTTCAGCAGTCTCGACCTATCAAGAATTTGCAGATTAGTTCTGTTGAGATATTTGAAGATTTCAGGTCACATCTTTGTGGATTTTCCATCCAAGATCCTGGGATTAAAATTATTGGAAACACTGGAAATATTTGCAACAGTTTCTACCACTCTTAATGAAAAAGCAATGGAAATAGATGCAAAAGAGTCTGCTCTTCCAAATGATATAGTTCATCTCCCAGGGTTGTTGCATTTGAGCCTGCAAGAGGGGATAAAACTACCTGATCGGATTGGCCTTCTTACATCTCTGCAAACACTAAAGTATTACGATCTTGGAAATAACTCTGAAGACTGTATACAGAGCCTTGGTGAGCTGAAAAACCTGAGAGATCTTCACCTCACCTGTTCCACAACAGTGTCTCATGAGCATCTGAAGAGAAACCTCGTAGCTCTGGCATCTTCACTTGGGAGACTTACCAACTTAGAATCTCTCACACTGGCTCATGGTGCTGTGGGCATGACAATGTTCGTGGAGCACTCAAGTGCCATGTTCTCCACTTCCAAGTTTCTTCAGAGACTCGAGGTTTTGCAGTCTACTTGTGTCTTTTCCAGCCTTCCTGAGTGGATTGGGAAACTCTGCAGACTCAGCATTTTAAAAATTGTGGTCAGAGTACTGATAAGGAGTGATATTGATATCCTCACTAGATTGCCTGGTCTCACTGTTCTCTCACTTTATGTTCGTCAACCCAGTATAGAAAGAGTCGTATTCCATAATGGGGCATTGCCAGTTCTCAAGTATTTCAAATACAGTTGTAGTGCTCTTTGCATAGACTTTCAGGAAGCGGCACTGCCCAATCTTCATAGATTGAAGCTTTGTTTCAATGTCCACAGAGGTGAGATATATTCCCATACGATTTGTAGCATCAAGCACCTGTTAAACCTCAAGGGGATTGCTTTGAGGATTGGGGCAGCAGCTGATGTTGAGGAATCCGACAGAAGAGCTGCTGAATCAGCATTTGTTAGTTCCATACACGAACATCCAAGGTTTCCAATTGACATGAATATAAGAAGGGTAGATTGTGTAGACGAGTAA